Proteins encoded by one window of Deltaproteobacteria bacterium:
- the tolB gene encoding Tol-Pal system beta propeller repeat protein TolB yields MGGMTAPPSLRRRPSRAEDAAARAFVRVTAWMVAGLMLWGLSAGAARAQVTGLIVGPGAERFRLAVSPLKNLGSRPDTEKISERIADVMADDLDRSGWFEIVDRSAYIEDPQKTGIRLGRFDFRDWTTIGAEGLIKGGFQTFGKGRIRFEFWLYDTFRRNQVVGKAYTGEVRDARRMAHRFVDEIILKLTGTRGVFDTRIAYVSTGRDRIKEIHFSHLDGTDRKKVTHNRTINMFPWWRRDGKGLVYLSVKTGKWQVFGFDLLTKREKVIARGDGRGQWSPDGQHLATPMERRGNHDIYRLNRSGHVVERLTHHPGIDTSPTWSPEGDRIAFSSDRHGSLQIYVLEVATGAIRRLTFKGSYNTSPDWSPTGELIAFTGRTNGVMNIFTIRPDGSGLRMLTANRSNDEDPSWAPDGRFLAFTSNRSGSRRIYTMRRDGESQRRLTGSTAGDTNPSWSPRLQ; encoded by the coding sequence ATGGGAGGCATGACCGCGCCGCCGTCGTTGCGGCGAAGACCAAGCCGGGCCGAAGACGCCGCCGCCCGGGCGTTTGTGCGGGTGACAGCGTGGATGGTCGCGGGCCTGATGCTGTGGGGGCTGTCGGCGGGTGCGGCGCGCGCTCAGGTGACAGGCCTGATCGTCGGACCGGGGGCCGAGCGATTCCGGCTGGCGGTCTCGCCGCTCAAGAACCTGGGGAGCCGGCCGGACACCGAGAAGATCTCGGAACGGATCGCCGACGTCATGGCCGACGATCTCGACCGCTCCGGCTGGTTCGAGATCGTCGACCGATCGGCCTACATCGAAGACCCGCAGAAGACCGGTATCCGGCTGGGTCGTTTCGACTTCCGGGACTGGACCACCATCGGAGCGGAAGGCCTCATCAAGGGCGGTTTCCAGACCTTCGGCAAGGGAAGGATCCGGTTCGAGTTCTGGCTCTACGATACGTTCCGGCGGAATCAGGTGGTGGGCAAGGCCTACACCGGAGAAGTACGGGATGCGCGGCGCATGGCGCACCGTTTCGTGGACGAGATCATCCTGAAGCTGACCGGGACCCGCGGCGTGTTCGATACCAGGATCGCCTACGTGTCCACCGGGAGAGACCGGATCAAGGAGATCCATTTTTCGCACCTGGACGGCACCGACAGGAAGAAGGTGACTCACAACCGGACGATCAACATGTTCCCGTGGTGGAGACGGGACGGCAAGGGGCTGGTCTACCTTTCGGTGAAGACCGGCAAGTGGCAGGTCTTCGGCTTCGATCTCCTCACCAAGCGCGAAAAGGTGATCGCCAGAGGCGACGGGCGCGGGCAATGGTCGCCGGATGGGCAGCATCTCGCCACGCCCATGGAGCGGCGGGGCAACCACGATATCTACCGGCTGAACCGTTCCGGGCACGTCGTGGAGCGGCTGACCCATCACCCCGGCATCGATACCTCGCCCACGTGGTCCCCCGAGGGAGACCGCATCGCTTTCTCGTCCGACCGGCACGGTTCCCTTCAGATCTACGTCCTGGAGGTGGCCACCGGCGCCATCAGGCGGCTCACGTTCAAGGGGTCCTACAATACGTCGCCCGACTGGTCGCCGACCGGCGAGCTGATCGCCTTCACGGGACGAACCAACGGCGTGATGAACATCTTCACCATACGGCCGGACGGCAGCGGCCTGCGGATGCTCACCGCCAACCGCTCCAACGACGAGGATCCGTCATGGGCTCCGGATGGACGCTTTCTGGCGTTCACCTCCAACCGGTCAGGTTCGCGCCGAATCTACACCATGCGCCGGGACGGTGAGAGTCAGCGCAGATTGACAGGCTCCACCGCAGGTGATACAAATCCGTCCTGGTCACCCCGGCTGCAGTGA
- the ybgF gene encoding tol-pal system protein YbgF, producing the protein MRIVVRTWLVVLSLVSAWGCTVDYHAAPAPPVQAQLTEGEWAVINALKAELDQARTQLADTRAEVTAMQNRMNAVEGNLQELRNGSGGAAGNATELHRRLAALESEVRAQRDLLKVREDELRLLRDAVLQGAPRPPEAEPTAETPQAPAAPGGPPQVARPAPRPEPEAPTFQQDYENAWKRLRERDFRGAIEQFKQFVEKHPDSPLTDNAQYWIGESHYALQEFDEAILEFDVVRKKYPDGDKAPAAWLKIGYAFAELGNRVDARLILQEVINRYPSSEEAGKAREKLQSLGA; encoded by the coding sequence ATGCGAATCGTTGTCCGTACATGGCTGGTCGTTCTGTCGCTCGTGTCGGCATGGGGTTGTACCGTCGACTATCACGCGGCGCCGGCGCCTCCCGTCCAGGCACAGTTGACCGAGGGCGAGTGGGCGGTGATCAATGCCTTGAAGGCGGAGCTCGACCAGGCGCGCACCCAGTTGGCGGATACACGGGCCGAGGTCACGGCCATGCAAAACCGCATGAACGCCGTCGAGGGGAATCTCCAGGAACTGCGTAACGGAAGCGGAGGCGCGGCCGGGAACGCCACGGAGCTCCATCGCAGGCTGGCGGCGCTCGAGTCGGAAGTGCGCGCGCAACGGGATCTCCTGAAGGTGCGCGAGGACGAGCTCCGGCTTCTGCGTGACGCCGTTCTCCAGGGCGCCCCGCGCCCTCCCGAGGCCGAACCGACGGCCGAAACCCCCCAGGCGCCGGCCGCCCCGGGCGGGCCTCCGCAGGTTGCGCGTCCGGCTCCACGCCCCGAACCCGAGGCGCCCACGTTTCAACAGGACTACGAGAACGCATGGAAACGGCTGCGGGAAAGGGACTTTCGCGGCGCCATCGAACAGTTCAAGCAGTTCGTCGAAAAGCATCCGGACAGCCCCTTGACCGACAACGCACAATACTGGATCGGCGAGAGCCATTACGCGCTCCAGGAGTTCGACGAGGCCATCCTGGAGTTCGACGTGGTGCGGAAGAAATATCCCGACGGTGACAAGGCGCCCGCGGCGTGGCTCAAGATCGGGTACGCTTTCGCTGAGCTTGGGAATCGTGTCGACGCCAGGCTCATTCTCCAGGAAGTCATCAACCGGTATCCCAGTTCCGAGGAAGCGGGAAAGGCGCGCGAGAAGCTCCAGTCCCTGGGCGCTTGA
- the pal gene encoding peptidoglycan-associated lipoprotein Pal: MIRRAFVLLLCSITLMILAGCAAPPPETEEPAAAVPGEGAVPADGNTGGITEGDLAQQGPGVTGQGSLEALKEGTTPQTGVLADVYFEFDRSELAAEAREVLQRNSDWIKENPGVQIEIEGHADNRGTNEYNLALGSRRAQAVKDYLVTLGVAPERFSTISYGEELPVCGESSEECWQKNRRAHFVVRAQRPSS, encoded by the coding sequence ATGATTAGAAGGGCGTTCGTGCTGCTGTTGTGCTCCATCACTCTCATGATCCTCGCCGGCTGCGCCGCGCCGCCCCCCGAGACCGAAGAGCCGGCCGCGGCCGTGCCGGGCGAGGGCGCCGTGCCGGCCGACGGCAATACCGGCGGCATCACGGAAGGCGACCTCGCACAGCAGGGTCCGGGGGTGACCGGTCAGGGCAGCCTCGAAGCCCTCAAGGAGGGCACGACGCCGCAAACCGGCGTCCTCGCCGACGTCTACTTCGAATTCGACCGCTCCGAGTTGGCCGCCGAAGCGCGCGAGGTCCTGCAGCGCAACTCGGACTGGATCAAGGAGAATCCCGGCGTTCAGATCGAGATCGAAGGGCACGCCGACAACCGAGGCACCAACGAGTACAATCTTGCTCTCGGCTCGAGAAGAGCGCAGGCGGTCAAGGACTACCTGGTGACCCTGGGGGTCGCGCCGGAGCGCTTTTCGACCATCAGCTACGGCGAGGAACTTCCGGTCTGCGGCGAGAGCTCGGAGGAATGTTGGCAGAAGAACCGACGTGCGCATTTCGTCGTTCGGGCGCAAAGGCCTTCTTCCTGA